One genomic segment of Hordeum vulgare subsp. vulgare chromosome 2H, MorexV3_pseudomolecules_assembly, whole genome shotgun sequence includes these proteins:
- the LOC123427110 gene encoding uncharacterized protein LOC123427110 gives MLLRSWFAAFIFREARADDAHPARAPARSAAPNWPHASTVGRAISGARRRLPGYATPWSSPSSHEEEEMMLNGALLLLVCAAARAAASGGDGPLLNGNFEHAPNRSQMNGTRVKGKHAIPYWKATGFVEYIESGTKQDDMVLTVPEGRHAVRLGTESSVEQQLSVTRGRYYSITFSAARTCAQSEKLRVSIVPGDASAGELPVQTVYTSSGWDSYAWAFRAKQGVVSLIIHHGDDQVDDPACGPIVDAVAIRTLNPPHPTHQNMLINGDFEEGPYVTPGSRWGVLVPPMDEDATSPLPGWAVMSYSKVVKYIDAAHFRVPHGSRAVELVAGVEVALVQEVAVVPGRSYRLRFSVGDAGNGCAASPMSVQVATSYGGKRVSYDSRGTGGHVRDALEFKAEGNSTRVVFYSTGYHTTSDSSGTLCGPVVDDVSLVGVPHPHARRRLLR, from the exons ATGCTGTTGCGATCCTGGTTTGCAGCTTTCATATTCAGGGAGGCGCGCGCAGACGATGCCCACCCTGCTCGTGCCCCGGCGCGTTCCGCGGCGCCGAATTGGCCACACGCCTCGACGGTCGGTCGGGCTATAAGTGGAGCCAGACGGCGCCTTCCCGGCTATGCAACCCCGTGGTCGAGTCCATCCAGTCACGAAGAAGAGGAAATGATGCTCAACGGCGCCCTGCTCTTGCTCGTCTGCGCGGCTGCCCGAGCTGCTGCTTCCGGCGGGGACG GCCCGCTGCTGAACGGCAACTTCGAGCACGCGCCCAACAGGTCCCAGATGAACGGCACGAGGGTGAAGGGGAAGCACGCGATCCCGTACTGGAAGGCGACGGGGTTCGTGGAGTACATCGAGTCCGGGACGAAGCAGGACGACATGGTGCTGACGGTGCCGGAGGGCAGGCACGCGGTGCGGCTGGGCACCGAGTCCTCCGTCGAGCAGCAGCTCAGCGTGACGCGGGGCAGGTACTACTCCATCACCTTCAGCGCGGCGCGCACCTGCGCCCAGTCCGAGAAGCTGCGCGTGTCCATCGTCCCCGGCGACGCctccgccggcgagctccccgtCCAGACGGTGTACACCAGCAGCGGCTGGGACTCGTACGCCTGGGCCTTCAGGGCCAAGCAGGGCGTGGTGTCGCTCATCATCCACCACGGGGACGACCAGGTGGACGACCCCGCCTGCGGCCCCATCGTCGACGCCGTCGCCATCAGGACGCTCAACCCTCCTCACCCCACCCACC AGAACATGCTGATCAACGGGGACTTCGAGGAGGGGCCGTACGTGACCCCGGGGTCGCGGTGGGGGGTGCTGGTGCCGCCCATGGACGAGGACGCGACGTCGCCGCTGCCGGGGTGGGCGGTCATGTCCTACTCCAAGGTGGTCAAGTACATCGACGCGGCGCACTTCCGGGTGCCGCACGGCTCCCGCGCCGTGGAGCTGGTGGCCGGCGTGGAGGTGGCGCTGgtgcaggaggtggccgtcgtgCCCGGCAGGTCCTACAGGCTGCGGTTCTCGGTGGGCGACGCCGGCAACGGGTGCGCGGCGTCGCCCAtgagcgtgcaggtggccacgtcGTACGGGGGCAAGCGCGTGTCCTACGACTCCCGCGGCACCGGCGGCCACGTGCGCGACGCGCTCGAATTCAAGGCCGAGGGGAACAGCACCCGGGTCGTGTTCTACAGCACGGGCTACCACACCACGTCCGACAGCAGCGGCACGCTCTGCGGCCCCGTCGTCGACGACGTCTCGCTCGTCGGCGTTCCGCACCCGCACGCTCGCCGCCGGTTGCTCCGCTAG
- the LOC123427111 gene encoding haloacid dehalogenase-like hydrolase domain-containing protein At4g39970: MPPMGMASTSLLVPTSFAPAATARRSFFGHRPPSSLPAARLRLRLPLPRTSSLVASASASPPRSLDALIFDCDGVILESEHLHRQAYNDAFAHFGVRCPPAADAPLYWDEAFYDDLQNRIGGGKPKMRWYFGENGWPSSKILETAPSSDADREKLIDVIQDWKTERYKAIIKSGTVEPRPGVLRLMDEVKGAGIKLAVCSAATKSSVVLCLENLLGLERFNGLDCFLAGDDVKLKKPDPSIYITAAKKLGIESKNCLVVEDSVIGLQAAKGAGMSCIITYTPSTSNQDFKDAIATYPDLSNVRLEDLKLLLQESLVTG, translated from the exons ATGCCTCCCATGGGCATGGCTTCCACCTCCCTTCTCGTCCCCACCTCCTTCGCCCCGGCCGCAACAGCTCGCCGCAGCttcttcggccaccgccccccttccagcctccccgcggcccgcctccgcctccgcctccccctCCCGCGTACGTCCTCGCTCGTCGCCTCCGCCTCGGCTTCCCCGCCGCGGTCGCTCGACGCCCTCATCTTCGACTGCGACGGCGTCATACTGGAGTCGGAGCACCTCCACCGGCAGGCCTACAACGACGCCTTCGCGCACTTCGGGGTACGCTGCCCGCCGGCGGCCGACGCGCCGCTGTACTGGGACGAGGCATTCTACGACGACCTCCAGAACCGCATCGGCGGCGGGAAGCCCAAGATGCGATG gtactttggagaaaatGGGTGGCCTTCTTCAAAGATATTGGAGACAGCACCTTCAAGCGACGCAGACAGGGAGAAGTTAATTGACGTTATTCAG GACTGGAAaacagagaggtataaggcaaTAATCAAATCTGGAACT GTGGAGCCTAGACCTGGTGTTTTGCGGCTGATGGATGAAGTTAAGGGTGCG GGCATCAAGCTTGCTGTTTGCTCTGCAGCAACTAAAAGTTCAGTGGTGttgtgccttgaaaatcttcttgGACTT GAAAGATTCAATGGTCTGGACTGCTTCCTCGCCG GCGATGATGTTAAACTGAAAAAACCCGATCCATCGATATATATTACAGCAGCAAAG AAACTAGGAATAGAAAGCAAGAACTGCCTTGTGGTAGAAGACAGTGTCATTGGACTACAA GCAGCAAAAGGAGCAGGGATGTCATGTATAATAACATACACACCTTCAACTTCGAACCAA GATTTCAAGGATGCAATTGCAACCTACCCTGATCTCAGTAACGTGAG GCTTGAGGACCTGAAGCTACTGCTCCAAGAATCCCTCGTCACTGGATAG